GGCGTTTTTCGGGCAGTCGGACGCCTCAGCGGTCGAGATGGCGTACCGGTACTTCGTGGCCCTGGGGTTCGGCCACATCGCCATGTTCGGTCCGGATACGATGCAGAACGAGGTTCTCAGCCAGCGGGTGCTTACGTTCACGCGTATGGCTTCACAGCACGATCGGCCAAGCCTGGTGCACCTGGTCGGACAGCGCGCCGACGGAGTCGATGCGGTCGCAGGGCGATTGGCTTCGACGGCGGGGGACGTGGCGGTAATCTGTTACGACGACGATCACGCCCTGCGGCTGATGACGGCGGCCCACAAGCTCGGCCTGCGGATTCCGCAAGACGTGGCTGTGCTGGGGTTTAACAACATTCCGCTTTCGCGGAGCTCGGACCCGCCGCTTTCGACGATCCAGTTCGATTACGACTACGTGGCCTCAGCCATGCTGAACCACGCCCAGGCGCTGGCGTCTGACGGATCGCGTCAGGCCAGGGGTGGAGCGGCCAGCACACTGGTGGTTCGCGAATCGTGCGGCGGAAGGGTCCGCGCGGGCGACGGGCTCGAGGCGATCCTGAAGGACATCCGGACGGGAGCAATGCCATGAGATACAGCAGAGCGAGTGGTGCGCAGGGAATGACGGGTTTTACACTTATCGAGCTTCTGGTCGTCGTGGCGATCATCGCCGTGCTGGTGGCGATGCTGTTGCCGGCGCTGACGCAGGCGAGGGAACAGGTGCGTCTGGTCGCCTGCGCCTCGAATCAGCGGCAGATCGGGCAGGCGACACAGTTGTACGTTCAGGACTGGGACGGCTGGCTGTACCCGGCGGTCGTCTACGGGCCGGACATGGGCGAGTGGGGCAGCGCGTGGAGTTCCATGCTCATCGTCAAAGGGTATCTGACGGCTCCGGAGGTCTTTCACTGCCCGGACCACCAGCCGGAATACACGCCGACCACCGACCTGCGCAGCTACATTCTCAACGCGTGGATCACCTTGCCGCCGGGTTGGAACGAGCGGGGACGAATGGACGCGATCACGGAGCGGATCAGCCTGGACGGCTGGGCTTTGATGATGGAGTGCTGGCGTGGAATTGGCGATAATGTGTCCAACCCGATC
This DNA window, taken from Phycisphaerae bacterium, encodes the following:
- a CDS encoding prepilin-type N-terminal cleavage/methylation domain-containing protein → MRYSRASGAQGMTGFTLIELLVVVAIIAVLVAMLLPALTQAREQVRLVACASNQRQIGQATQLYVQDWDGWLYPAVVYGPDMGEWGSAWSSMLIVKGYLTAPEVFHCPDHQPEYTPTTDLRSYILNAWITLPPGWNERGRMDAITERISLDGWALMMECWRGIGDNVSNPIVENTIGERRENLCYLFWIWNIREYGHMQRQLSNVLFLDGHVTAYEFRYENSQWPDLTYGWYWYPSDR
- a CDS encoding substrate-binding domain-containing protein; translated protein: MAKHKPYIYEQVRGMLVEMIASGGFKPGDRLPSERELAKRLGCNYHTVRRGLALLEQDRQIERRVGAGTFVRRLDDRDYSQRVASSVLGMICLSRMDNFAMQLLHHLHEEAERREVGLSIRTVSDLGVSAVAKADQMIKDGCSALIIPWMPYPTSVTEVVDLIRRLERPVVLSRPIGGLEHLCYEDPAFFGQSDASAVEMAYRYFVALGFGHIAMFGPDTMQNEVLSQRVLTFTRMASQHDRPSLVHLVGQRADGVDAVAGRLASTAGDVAVICYDDDHALRLMTAAHKLGLRIPQDVAVLGFNNIPLSRSSDPPLSTIQFDYDYVASAMLNHAQALASDGSRQARGGAASTLVVRESCGGRVRAGDGLEAILKDIRTGAMP